ATCCTTGATCAAGTGTGCTTCTCCAACATACGCACCACGTACGTATGACGAAAAGCTTCAGGAAGACACATGAACAAGTCCAAGCGTTGCACCTTCTCAAGAATTATCCCAGCGACATCGAGCTGCTACCCAAGAGTGACGCCTTGTATATTTGCGAGAATTGCAAAAACTTAATTCCTTGATTTGCTAACATCAAATTCGTAGCCGATCATATTCGTCAACTTATCAAGCCTTGAGTTAATGTCCTCATCATTTTTAGCAAGCATCTCTAGAAGGATATCAGACCTATCGACGGTCTTacgcttcttgttctttttcttAGCTGACCGAGTTTCGTGATCACTGTCACTTGCACTTTGATCCAGGCCTTGAGGAGAGCTCTTGTTATTTTGAGGATTGGCACCAGAAGGTGCATCAGTACTTGCAACATACTCACTACCTCCACTTTGAGGTTTGTGATAGCATGTGAGCAAACTTCTTTAAATATTTCAAGCAGGTCCATGGCAGTAGTTCCTACAACACAATCTTTTCCAAAGATCCAAAGGTCTCCTTCCATGCATCCCACATAAGCTATGACTTGAATCGCATGTTGCGAACGTTCTTATCCGCCTGACACCGTAATAGTAAACAATGTAATTTGATCAACTGAGTATTTACTGTTCATGGTATAAATTCAACGAAAAAACACACTCCCTCCGTTTTATAGTAGTGGGGGCATTTTTTTcagcacgaagattaagaaaaattgtgttaagtaaatgaagaataaagtaggaaatgaaaaaggtagagaaatgaagagagaataaagtaagagagagtaaagtaagtgataagaaatgtgttgacttttactaaaaagagaaatgattccactattatggaacgtaccaaaatggcaaaatgactccactactatggaacagagggagtagcaTTCAAATAACCATCAAGATACATACCGTAATGATTTGTTCCCATTGCTCGTTGTCACAGTCAATCTTGAAGTCATTAGTCAGGTTGAAGCCTACACCGCTTCGTCCGAGGATTCCAGAGAGAGAGCCATAGTTTTTTTCCGTTGGGAAATCTTGGATGTGATATGAAAGCTTATCTTCAAGTCAGCACGAAGGAATTCACGCTTCAACGCCTCCAAAATACGAAATAGGTAGTCGCCACGGAAATCGTTATCTACTTTCCATCTAGGCCATTGAAGGCACCTAGCAGCACTTCCTCTTCACGGATAGACCAACTTCTACGAGTACGATCCATCTTTATTTGGAGTGCCACCCTCCCCTCGTTTAGGTCTGCAACAATTATAATCATAACACATCCAAGCCCCATTCATGCTACTAATCAAATCACACTCCCTCTATTCCATCAAAATATGGGCATATgatatgacacgagaattaaaacaaaatttgtaagtaagagagaggaggagaaatgtagttaaagtagtgttattGGATAGTAAGATCCACattaatattagtatttattgatggtataagttgtaactAAGTTGATGTATAGGGGTAATAAATTGAGATAACTCTCTATAAATAGATAtgctatatttttatgggacgaatgaaaatagaaagtgcacatatttttatgtaaCGAAGGAAAGTGCACATATAACTAGTTTTAGGCTTGAGTGTGTTCGCCCTGTATCATCACATTTTCGGGTCGAAATTGGATAGGCTTAATGCTAAGACTTTGGCACTAATCATCGTGTTTCAGAaaatttttatgataaaatgggACCGAACATTTCGTTGGTTGCGACCCAACCAATTAAATCCCACTCCATTCcaattttaaaacattgatgATCCCATAATCTTACTATACAAGAAGACGTTATATTTATATAGAGTAGCAATACATTTATTAGAGTATTTGACTATAAATAAGAGAACtttaatatttcatgttttttctctaaatttattttgaatataagTATTAACTTtgactattttatattattattattattatccaaaattaaattttctccAAATTGAATATAATTTGATTATCAAAAATTCCAGTGCGACAAAAATAGTTATCATTAAAACAACATTGTTTTTATACAAGAAGGGTATATTGTCTATAAATACTTGAACTTTcgtgaattttttattttttctgaattttgagTTTTTTTATAGATAGTAGATGTTTTCCTAAAatcctataaatatatatttgaaaCTTAGGTTTGAACATAACTAGTATGTGTGTTTCTTGTTTGAGTATAACGTGTCTCGATAGTAAAGCGGGTTTCAATTGTATTTGTGCCCACTAAGCCTAAAGCGAGTATAACAAAatcctataaatatatattttggaCTCAGAATTTATCATAGAATTGATTTATTGTTTTCCCAATAGTTGATAGTTTTGAATGACTTAAACTGTTGGTTTGTTGTTTTGGGGATTTTTGCCTCAAACTTGTTTTCTCTAAGTTTCTCTCTCATCCACACAAGAGAATAATTCATAGATGTAAATGATTGCTAAATTACTCTTTTTTTGGGCTTTCATTTTAAGTTACTCGACACATTGGAGAAATTTGATTTTTGAGTAATTGCTACTAATTTATTTgtgttattactattatatgtGTTTGGAGCTGAAGAAGTAAATTGCAGTGGAAGAGCTTCTCATTCCATCAAGGGCAAAGGGATTCTCGAATCTTCGTAATCGGTTAATGACAGGTATATAGCAACTCAGCACAAGTTCACCCATGTAGAGAATATCTTCATATTATCGACATCACTATTGATGCTCTCTTTAAATAATGCAAATCATGGAAGTTCTTGTTTATTTATGATCATGGAAAGTTGTGGATGATTGACGTTATTGATATAATTACTTGAGTTCAAATTTATAATTAGTGGATGAAAGTGTGGAATGGAAAGTATGTGTTCATAATATTTTCATCACACTTGTTTGTTTAGATGATGAATTATTATAACCTTGGGATTATGTGGCATGGTACAATGGTTGTGTTGTATCATGAATTCTCCGATCCTATTTTATGGAAGACTTGGCCTCCATTGTGTAAGAACTTTATGGATGGTCAATCTTTCATTCTGTACCTTCTATGGATGGCTTGGTTCCTATTTCTgttatgaaatttaaacactccATGTGTTTTGATTTAATGCCTTTTATTATAAGAGCCTAAATCATTACATATATTTTCTTAACATTTAAGCATTCAGTTACGCTTTTCGGTTACATGTGGAGTTGTGTGTGAGTTATTAATACATTATTATTCATATAACTTATAGTGTCACTAATTAAGTACATATGACTTAATTATGTTAAAGTAAGTTTGTTTTTTTCCCTTTTGTGAAGTGTTTTGTTAggcaattaaaatttaaaatactaagtGGAGGAATGACGATGGCCTTAACCGTATTTTCTGAGTCGGGTTTGAGCGTTACAATGGTCTTCACTTGAGACACTATTCATGGACTAAACTGTAGTATTcgcacaattttttttatcgtaaATTAATGATAAgtaattagtgtaattaaattactagtattttaaatgTAGTAAGCAgacatttaatatataaatatttaattaactataatattttaattaaataatctaatttttatttaaaataaaaatagttaaataatttataatttaccgaaaaaaatacaaatagcaTGAGATGGAGGTAGTTACTCAACCAAGCCTATTGagatttatttatatatgtaacTGACTAGTGGATATTTCAAGTTTATAAATAAAGTTGTCATATCGACGAAGAAGATCACCTATAACATCTCTTACTAAACACAAAAATTATAAGTGATGATGGAGTCCATTACTCATCCTTATGTGTGTAGTATGAGATGCAGCATGCCAACCATATCTTTAATGTTAATGGTGAATTTTGATTAATGTGGAAGTATTTTATGCATGCCAACTGCTAATGCACTAACGTAATTCTCCATATATATGAATAATACATTTATACTAGTTGgaattattttatcaaaattaaaatttacaacGTTTTAGATCGGTAAGGATCACCTACTCCACTAATCCTAATCCATTCATACTCCACACTCacagtaaaataaaataatcctaTAAATATGAGCAATTTTAATAAGTGATAGTAGATTCATTTTATTTTGTCGTAAGTGTGGAGCAGGAATGAATTGAGATTAGTGGAACAGGTGATATTTTCTAGTTTTAGACCGACAGTAGTGGTACATAATGTATGCAAGTTGAGATTGATTAGTAGCAGCCAGAAATTATGGAATTGAAAGCCATCAGCAAGGTTATTTTCGTCATTTCAGATACTCTCTTCAGTTTTAATAAGAGTTGCCTTCTTTTCTGTTCCTCATAATTTTAAGCTTAACCCTACGCCGCCCTCTCTTTACACCGTCGACAATGGCGGCCGCCGCTTCCACCTCCGCCTCCCCAGCAATCACCAACAACACCTCACTCCTACCCAAACCCAACCTCATCGCACGATTCACTCTCCCATCCCCCCACCACCCCGCCCACTcccccctccgccgccgccaccttCAAATCTCGAACGTCCTATTTTCCCCCAAACCCAACACCCAACCTCAGGATCCCCCCTTCCTCTCCCGATTCGCCCCCGACGAGCCGCGAAAGGGCAGCGACGTCCTCGTCGAGGCCCTGGAGCGCGAGGGCGTCACCGACGTCTTCGCCTACCCCGGCGGCGCCTCCATGGAGATCCACCAGGCCCTCACGCGCTCCGACATCATCCGCAACGTCCTCCCCCGCCACGAGCAGGGCGGCGTCTTCGCCGCCGAGGGCTACGCCCGCGCCTCCGGCTTCCCCGGCGTCTGCATCGCCACCTCCGGCCCCGGCGCCACCAATCTCGTCTCCGGCCTCGCCGACGCCCTCCTCGACAGCGTCCCGATGGTCGCCATCACCGGCCAAGTCCCCCGCCGCATGATTGGGACCGATGCCTTTCAGGAAACCCCAATTGTCGAGGTAACTAGGTCAATTACGAAGCATAATTACCTTGTATTGGATGTTGATGATATTCCTAGAATTGTGAAAGAGGCCTTCTTTATAGCCCGATCCGGTAGGCCCGGCCCTGTTCTGATCGATGTTCCTAAAGATATTCAGCAGCAGATGGTGGTTCCGAATTGGAATCAGCCAATGCGATTGAGTGGTTATTTGTCTAGATTGCCTAAACCCCCTTGCCAGATGTTGTTGGAGCAGATTGTTAGGTTATTATCCGAATCGAAGAAGCCGGTGCTTTATGTAGGAGGGGGTTGTTTGAATTCGAGTGAGGAGCTGAGGAAATTCGTCGAGCTTACTGGAATTCCGGTTGCAAGCACCTTGATGGGGCTCGGTTCGTATCCTGGTTCTGATGAGGATTTCGCCTTGCAAATGCTGGGGATGCACGGCACTGTATACGCGAATTATTCAGTGGACAAGAGTGATTTGTTGCTTGCGTTTGGGGTTAGGTTTGATGACCGTGTGACTGGTAAGCTCGAGGCGTTTGCTAGCCGGGCGAAGATTGTTCACATTGATATTGACTCGGCTGAGATTGGGAAGAACAAGCAGCCTCATGTGTCGATTTGTGCAGATATCAAGCTGGCTCTTGAGGGGTTGAATTCGATACTTGAGGATAAAATGCACGGTGGTGGTGTTAGCCTCGACTTTTCAGGCTGGAGGGATGAGTTGAAGGAGCAGAGGATCAAATACCCCTTGAGTTTTAAGACGTTTGGAGATGCAATTCCCCCTCAATACGCGATTCAGATGCTTGACGAGTTGACAGGGGGGAATGCTATCATTAGCACTGGCGTGGGGCAGCACCAAATGTGGGCTGCGCAGTTCTACAAGTACAATAGGCCGAGGCAGTGGCTGACCTCGGCTGGTCTTGGCGCTATGGGGTTTGGTCTTCCTGCAGCCATTGGAGCTGCTGTTGCGAGGCCTGATGCTGTCGTGGTGGACATTGATGGCGATGGGAGTTTCATGATGAATGTTCAAGAGTTGGCCACGATAAGAGTGGAGAACCTTCCGATCAAGATAATGCTGTTGAATAACCAGCACCTGGGCATGGTGGTCCAATGGGAAGACCGTTTCTATAAGGCCAACCGCGCTCACACTTATCTGGGAAACCCTTCGGATGAGTCGCAGATATTCCCCAACATGCTCAAGTTTGCAGAGGCGTGCGACATACCAGCAGCCCGGGTGACTAGGAAGGAAGATCTGAGGGCGGCGTTGCAGAAGATGCTGGACACCCCCGGCCCGTACTTGTTGGATGTGATTGTCCCGCATCAAGAGCACGTGCTGCCTATGATTCCCAGCGGCGGTGCTTTTAAAGATGTGATCACTGAAGGCGACGGAAGAACTAAATATTGAGGTAGATGAGGATATGCTATCAAGCAGGAAGAGGTATTGCTTGTTTCTGTTGTCACTGTTTTTTGTATTTAGGTGATTGGAGAGGTTGAAAATCATCTGTTATTGAGGAATTTGATGATAAATGTACTTTTGATCTAGGGTGTATTAACTAATAATGCTATTTATGTATGTAAGATTTTAGTGCATGGATTGATTGTTTTTATTATGTATGGTGAAATGAATCAAAAGTTTAGTTATATGGTACTCCTCTACATTATGGTCACGCTCATGTCCTCTTTTAAGTAGCCTTTTAAGTTGCTACTAATTCGGTGAAAAATGCATTTTATTAGACGGAACCGTGAAAATTGGACCAATACATGTTGTTTGGGATTAGAAGCGATCAATCTTGAATGTATTTTTTTCTAGATTAATACAAGGGGACTAATTTTGAGTTTTAgtctattttaaattttattgagTGTTACCTCTTTCCTCTTTTAAATAGTGCTCAGTTTCGAAATTATCAATATAGTTCTCTTTTTTCTTCCATATCTCTTTTTGCGGTTTTACAAATGAATCATGCATTAATTCATtataaatatgttaattaaataattgtaattCAGATTCTATTTATACTGTTTTCTTACTATTTCATTAACTACATACCTAAGCTACTTAAATCTTAAACAGTTAAACCTAAAAAAACATTTATTGTATCTTCGATATTTTTTTATctgaaaatatgaaataaattataattagatCAATTTAGTGTAAAAAACATTTGCTATTAGTCTAGATTCGGAGCTAAGTTGTTGgttttaagaataaaaatatcTATTACTATACTATTTTTCATCAAGTTGGG
This sequence is a window from Salvia splendens isolate huo1 chromosome 5, SspV2, whole genome shotgun sequence. Protein-coding genes within it:
- the LOC121805375 gene encoding acetolactate synthase 2, chloroplastic-like, yielding MAAAASTSASPAITNNTSLLPKPNLIARFTLPSPHHPAHSPLRRRHLQISNVLFSPKPNTQPQDPPFLSRFAPDEPRKGSDVLVEALEREGVTDVFAYPGGASMEIHQALTRSDIIRNVLPRHEQGGVFAAEGYARASGFPGVCIATSGPGATNLVSGLADALLDSVPMVAITGQVPRRMIGTDAFQETPIVEVTRSITKHNYLVLDVDDIPRIVKEAFFIARSGRPGPVLIDVPKDIQQQMVVPNWNQPMRLSGYLSRLPKPPCQMLLEQIVRLLSESKKPVLYVGGGCLNSSEELRKFVELTGIPVASTLMGLGSYPGSDEDFALQMLGMHGTVYANYSVDKSDLLLAFGVRFDDRVTGKLEAFASRAKIVHIDIDSAEIGKNKQPHVSICADIKLALEGLNSILEDKMHGGGVSLDFSGWRDELKEQRIKYPLSFKTFGDAIPPQYAIQMLDELTGGNAIISTGVGQHQMWAAQFYKYNRPRQWLTSAGLGAMGFGLPAAIGAAVARPDAVVVDIDGDGSFMMNVQELATIRVENLPIKIMLLNNQHLGMVVQWEDRFYKANRAHTYLGNPSDESQIFPNMLKFAEACDIPAARVTRKEDLRAALQKMLDTPGPYLLDVIVPHQEHVLPMIPSGGAFKDVITEGDGRTKY